CTTAAAGTCCGTCACAAAGAAGGAGCAACTCCCGAATGCTTTGCATAAGTTTGAAAAACTTCGAAAATTGAGAAGTGAGGCTATCGCCAGGGAAACATTTAAACAGGTAGGCACTATCGATTATGTCGAGCTCTAACTTCATGTCCTATAGATCTCAGGTACATAGACTGACTTCGGAGGCTATCGACTGTAGCGGAATGATTTCCACATGCAGGATGGCCCTGACCAAGAAGCTCGAGACGAAATATTCATATCACAGCTCggcagagaagaaatcaCTGGTGCTTTTCCTAGCCGATGGTTTGTGCCCCCCTCGATAGCCCAGCAGGCATTCATCTCTAATTACCAACAGGACGTGCCCCGTTGTCCAACCATGGATATATGGATATGATGCGATAGTCGAAGCTGAAAAAGCGCTTAAAGGCAGAAGATTCTCCAACATTGAAGGGGAATCCCCGAAGATGTAGGGGTTCAGGGAAGTTCCAGAATAAGGCAGCTGAGCTTTATATTCGCCAGTCAAATccgcaaaaacaaaaacctGACAGTATCCTAGCTACATGTATCTTCGTAAGGTGAATCACAGATCAGCTTTACATTCTCCTTTAATTGAGATCGTTTCCCACAACTTTTCTCTTATCCTCCTTGAAAAATCCCACAAACGCATCCCCCTGGCCCTCGCCCACCCCTAGCTCCTCTTCCACACCATGAATGCTTGTCAGATTAATTTCTAGattcagctccttcttctcccactccATAAACCCAGGGTCTGTCTTCCAGCCCAGCGCAATGCTCAAGATATTTCTGATCCGTCCTTCGTTCAGCTCACAATGTTCATCCCTCGccccttctttgcctccacGCCAGGCGACATATCCGTCCGGACGGACTAACACATAATCGTAATTTTCCCACACGTTCTTAACGTGCTTCTCTCCGGCATCCAGTTCGACATGCGTCAGCGGTATCCTCATTGCCTTGGCTACAGCTTTGAATGTCGCCACCGGGGAGGTCGCTTTGTTATCCAAACTGACGAAGCCATTGGCCGTTTGATTGTCACTTTCGACCTGCGAGAAGTCCATCAATGACCATTCTATCCCATAGAGATCCACGATACTTGTTTGGTTATCCCTCAAGAATACATGTGGTGCCCTATGGCCGGGCCTTGTACTTGGCGTATAGCGCATGTTATCGAATCTCGGCTCCCTCGTCCCGTCGCTCACAATGATTGCACTATTCAAATACCTCAGGTCCAGTTCCACTCCACGGTCGATATTTTCAGGTCCCACGCGGTCCAGGTGTCTTGCTACCTCGGCTCGTgccttctctccttcctcgctCTTCTCGAGGAAAATGTCGGTGTTCGGGGCCGTCATCGTACGCACGATCATCGGAGTGAATTTGCCGATATGGGCATCGCAACGTTCGAGACGCAACATCATGTTCGGTCTGCGCTCATCTGTATAGGAAGTAACGAGGTTGCCTCCACCAATTCCTTTGTGTAAAGCGGAGAGACGCCACGCGAGCGAGATGGCGTCTTCTACGCCGCTGTTCATCCCATAGCCGCCATGGGGAGGGTTCCGATGAGCAGCGTCACCGCAGAGGAACACACGGCCATGTCCATCACGACTCACATAGGAATCTGCAAGACCAAAGTTCGGACGCCATGCATTCGCCAACATGATTTCGTCGATTTTAAATTTGTAAGGCTTGCCGAGACTGCCAAGGACACGATAAGGGATTTCCTCAGGATGTTCTTGGAGCTCTCTGATGGCGGCGGCATCAGCAGAACAAGGTTCGTGACAGGTATAAGTGTCAACGTCGTCTTGGTCAATCATAAAGCCGCCGTGGAGGCCAAAGGCGTGCCACCACTTGCCGAATGGGGAGAGCTTGGTGAGTTCTTTGGACCGGAAGTGGACCATGAAAAAGGCAGCTGGCCTAAGTAGAGATAAAAATCGCCGCCATGTTAGCTGGTGTTGACCTTTGACTGaccgggggggggggggggggggggggatggAACACTCACAGAGGTCTTCCCTTCAGTTGAATCCCGACGCTTTTCCTTACTTTACTTTGGGCACCATCTGCGCCGACCAAGTAAGGGGTTCTAATCATCTTTTCATGATTGTCCATATCTCTGAAAGTAGCAGTGACGCCCTCGTTGTCTTCCCCAAGCGATACAAATTTGTAACCAAAGTGAGTCGCAATCAGGGGTTCGGCGAGgcattttttcttcaagaatgCTTCCAGCACTATCTGCGAGCAACGCTGACCAGGCTCGGCAGGCTGTGAGCCATCGTTATTTGCATGAATCTTGGCGCGATATTCGTTGTTGCTTGGGATATGCTAGCAGAAGATGTTAAAGACTACGCCCCAAAGAGTTTTCTCCTTCGAATATAACAGGACATACCCATCGACTAACAAGCTTCTTGTTCACCCCGCAAGTGTTGAAAAAAATGGTATCCCAATCGCTATGCTGTGGTACAGCCCCAGGTTGTTGTCGATATTCCTCAACCAGCCCCATTATGCGCAAAATCTCCATGGTATGGCAGCTGTTGTGGTCCATCTTGGGCCAGCGTGTCGTCTCGGTATTCATTTCGCATAACGTGCATGGTACCCCCAGCTGTGCCAGCCTAAGAGCTGTCAACATACCAACCGGGCCCGCCCCTACTATGAGAGGGCCTGGGGAAAATTGAATTGTGTCGTCTACCTGGATGGAGCCCATTGTGGAGTGATTTTGGAGTAGAGTGTGGAACGAAGGATGTAGTATACAGAACCATTCACAGATTGATATCTCTATCTATACCTCTAGAATTCACGCCCAATAGCACTAGAACCTGCACTAAGATTAAGTGGGCATAGCCGCATAGCTGATGCTCGTGTGGCTTTCTAGTATGCTTACTACCTctacaaggagaagatggaatcTATCCCAAAAGGGTACCAATTTTGGCCGGCTCCGATTGGACGTCTTTAGGGTTACAGTTGAACGAAATTAGTACGTTGATCACTACCTCCTTCGGGTTGGACGGACTTAGTCTTTCCATATGAGCAGGAAGATGTCGCGACCCCTCCATACTCTTACAAGAGAATGCCTAGTGCACTACACTAGTGACTTCTGACGAGTATGTGGCCACTATCCCCCTGATAGGCTCATAGCTATGGTGCTATTAGTCATTTAGTATTCTGCTTATAACCGGCGAGCTGGACTTATGTTTGTTCCCCGCCGCCTCGTCACTGTAGACCGTGAAGCACAGTCACCAGAATGCCCGACTCCACCAGCACCcaacaggatgaagagaaggctATAGAACCCCCTGTGGTCTCCGAGAGCCCTGCTCTGGACTCAGATCTCCCACCGGAAGGCGGCGTTCGAGGTTGGCTATGTTGCGCTGGCGGTTCCCTAGGTCTGTTCGCTACCTTGGGCTTCTTGAACGCGTTGAGTCCTCCCTACTGTATGATCCGGTCCTTTTACTGACCTGGACAGCATTGGTATCTTCCAAACCACCTATCAAGAGACTCTCTTAAAGGACTACAGCTCTTCGGATATCTCATGGATCTTTACAATCCAGCTCGCTCTCATATGGGCTCCCGGTTCCCTATTCGGCCGCATTGTAGATGCCTACGGACCGCGTCCGGTCATGCTCCCATGTACCTTCCTTTGCCTCTTCTCACTGTGCATGACGAGTCTTAGCACTGAGTACTATCAGATCATCTTGGCACAGGGAATCGGTTATGGACTCGGGGCTGGAGGTATTTTCACCACCTCCCTGGTCTGCGTGAGCCAGTGGTTCGTCAAGCAGCGAGGCCTTGCTCTGGGAATTACTGTTGCGGGCAGTAGTATTGGTGAGGAGCATAACTATCCTATCAGGGTCGAGGACGTGCTGATTGATTTGTGACCAGGAGGCGTAATATTCCCATTCTTTCTACGACTGGTTATGGAAGACGTAGGATTCAATGGCATGGTACGCTACACGGCACTATTTATTGGTATCGCTTTAGTTGgtgccttctttcttctcagTGCGCGCCTACCTCCTAAGAAATGGGACCCAGAAACGACATGGATTGATTTCAAGCTGTTCAAAAACCGAGGCTTTGCTTTCTATGCCCTCGGCTCATATTTTGTGATGTGGGGAC
The sequence above is a segment of the Aspergillus oryzae RIB40 DNA, chromosome 3 genome. Coding sequences within it:
- a CDS encoding uncharacterized protein (monocarboxylate transporter), with protein sequence MSITTHIGICKTKVRTPCIRQHDFVDFKFVRLAETAKDTIRDFLRMFLELSDGGGISRTRFVTGISVNVVLVNHKAAVEAKGVPPLAEWGELVTRMPDSTSTQQDEEKAIEPPVVSESPALDSDLPPEGGVRGWLCCAGGSLGLIGIFQTTYQETLLKDYSSSDISWIFTIQLALIWAPGSLFGRIVDAYGPRPVMLPCTFLCLFSLCMTSLSTEYYQIILAQGIGYGLGAGGIFTTSLVCVSQWFVKQRGLALGITVAGSSIGGVIFPFFLRLVMEDVGFNGMVRYTALFIGIALVGAFFLLSARLPPKKWDPETTWIDFKLFKNRGFAFYALGSYFVMWGLWAPFDYLPSMAQLSGMSDSLALYLLAIVNGADLGGPSAASLFGRIIPGHIGDKVGYFNIIVASAFFSCIAILCLWLPFDYHSSNAGLIVFAVVYGFFSGAFVSIMMPCCAKSGSLETLGRQIGTYQGVIAISTLTGLPIMGAILGRQHNSTFMGLQVFAIATMFIGFVLLLISRNVLAAAHGTWKY